GCGCGTCGAAACCCTGTCGGCCGAGCTGCGCGCCCAGGCGCACCGCGATCCGCTGACCGGCCTGGCCAACCGCCGCGTCTTCGAAGACTCACTCCAACGCGAGATCGCACGAAACCGCCGCCGCGGCGATCCGCTCTCGCTGCTGACGGCCGACATCGACCACTTCAAGCGCGTGAACGACACCTTCGGCCACCAGACCGGAGACACGGTTCTGCGCGCCCTGGCGGACCTCCTCGCCGAACACGTCCGCGCCGGCGACCTGGTCGCACGCACCGGCGGTGAAGAGTTCGCGATCCTGCTACCCGCCTGCGACGCGGACACCGCCTATCGCAGGGCCCAGACGCTGCGCGAGACCGTCGAGGCCGACTCCGCGCACTGGATCACCCCGATCACCGTCTCCATCGGCTCCGCGACCCTCCCCGACGACGCCGACTCCGCCTCGGCCCTGGTGGCAGCCTCGGATTCCGGCCTCTACGCGGCGAAATCCGCCGGCCGCAACGCCGTCCGCTGCCCACGCGAAAACCGGGATGACGGATCATAAGCCTGATGCCGAGCCGGCCGGTCACGGCGTGGTCGGTGACACCGCCAGGTACACCTTCACTCGGCAATCGTGCGTATGGCTCGGCAGCCGTGGATGAAGTCGCGCGTAGCCGGGTCGTGGTCGTTCGCAGCAGGCCAGGCGACGCCGACCTGGCTGGGGCTGACGCCGCGCACCGGCCGGTAAGCCACGCCGGGCCGTTGATAGAAGCGTGCGGTGGCTTCGGGCGTAAGGCTTACGCCGTAGCCGTTGGCGATCGCGGCGAGCCACTCATCGGGGTTGTGGGCGACGGCGCCGATCCGCACGGGACGGCCGTCGCGCTCGTCGGTGGCGAGCCAGTACTCACGCCACCAGCCGGATTCGGCCGGCGTGGCGATGAACGGCTCATCCCACAGCGCCCGGAACTCGATCTCGGGCTGCTCGGCCAGCGGGTGGGTGTCCGGCAGAGCGACCCAGCGCGGCTCGGTCAACAGGACCTCGACGTGGAGCGCCTCCTGCCCAGGGAAGGGCAGACGTACCAGCGCGACATCGACGCGGCCGTCGGCGAGCCCCGCAGTGGGATCGGACCAGTCGCTCTGACGCATCTCCACGCGCCAGCCGGGCCGGCGGCGGGCGAAGGCGGCGATGATCTCCTGGGTCCGTTCGTTGGCGGCAGAAGCGACGAACCCGACCCGAAGCACCCGCGCGGCCCGCGAGGCCGCGGCCGTGCTCGCACGCAGAGCGGAGTCGAGCTCGGCGAGAGCGGCGGGCACCCGCGCCGCGAGCGCCTCGCCGGCCTCGGTGGTCCTCATTCCGGCTTTGGAACGAGTGAAGAGAATCGTGCCGAGCTGCGCCTCCAGTTGCTTGATCTGCTTGGTCAGCGCGGGTTGAGAGAGGTAGAGCCGCTCGGCGGCCCGGGTGAGGTTGCCTTCCTCCGCGACGGCGACGAAGTAGCGCAGCAGGCGGGTGTCCACATCCATGCGACCAGGTTATGGATCGATGTATTGGACCGCGTCACGGGGGCCGGGCAGAGTTGATCTCAGAAGCAGAACACCGGCTGAAGCAGAGGACGGATACAGACATGAGCCAGAACCCGAAGATCGAGGCCATCAACCGCTTCTTCGCCGCCTACGCCACCTACGACCTCGAGGGCATGCGCGCGGTGCTCACCGACGACATCGCCTGGACGATCCCCGGCCACCACCCGCTCGCGGGCACCAAGCACGGCGTCGAGGAGGTAGCCGCCTTCTTCACGCAACTGGGCAAGGCCGGCTTCCAGGCCGAGCCGATCTTCCTGGAGGCCAACGACGAATACGTGGTCGACATCCACCGTGGGTACACCACCGAGGGCGTGGGCCAGGTCGACACGATGTGGGCGCTGGTGTGGCACTTCAACGCCGAGGGCAAGATCGACCGGGTGCTGAACCTGTCGGGCGACCAGCACCAGATGGACGCCTTCGTCTGGGCCAACTACGACCTCGCCCCCCTGCCCGCGCGCCTGGCCTGACGTCGCGGGCGTAGCCGTCGGACGCGGCCGACGGACGCGGCCGTCGGCGGGGAAGGAGTCGAGCATGCCCGAGTCCACGGCCAAGTCCATCGCCGAGCCCACCGCGTTCGTCCGCGCCTATGAGCAGGCCACGAACAGCCACGACCTCACCCGGCTCGCGCCGCTGATCGCCCCCGACGCCGTCTACTGGTTCTCCGACGGATCACACCACGGCCGTGACGCCGTTCTAGCCGCCATCGCCGAGACCTTCGCCACCATTCACAACGAGGTCTACCGGATCGACGACCTGGAGTGGATCACAGTCGGCCATGGCCACGCGGTCTGCCGCTATCGCTTCACCTGGACCGGCACCGTCGACGGAAGACCGAAGTCAGGCACCGGCCGAGGAACCAACGTGCTCGTCAACACCGAGGGCACCTGGCTGATGCTCCACGAGCACCTCAGTGCATGATCAGGGGCCCCGCCTGGCGGGGCCCCTTCGTCCTGTCGACCGGCCGAGAGGGTGTCCGAGCTCGCGGGCCCGCTCTCAGTAAGCGGGCTGGTTGCGGATGACGATCAGCGAGGTGATCTTGCTGTCGCACACGGTGAAGTAGTTGGTCATGATCAGCTCGCCGGGCAAGTTCGTCTTGTCGTACTCGCCGTCATAGCGCGCCCGCACGATCTGGTCGCCGTAGTGGTCCACGACCTCGGTCACATCGAGCGTGACCTTGTCTCCGACCAGTTCCTTGGCCGCCCAGCGGCGGATGGCCTCGGCGCCGCGGAACTCGCGGCGGGCGTCGTTGACGAAGGCGTCGTCGGCGAAGGTGGCGAGGATCGCGTCGGTGTCGAAGGCGTTGACGGCGCGGACGTGCTCGGCCAGGACCGGCAGCAGCGTGGTGGTGTCAGACATGAGGTCGACCTCTCTGAATCGGACTCTGTGGCCGCCGCCTCGGCGACCTGGTATCCACGTTGGTCGCTCCGGCCACGGGAGGGTCAACACGCGGCGCGCACTTCGACTCTCCACCGGGGGGAGACTTGATACT
This genomic window from Actinospica robiniae DSM 44927 contains:
- a CDS encoding nuclear transport factor 2 family protein, yielding MSDTTTLLPVLAEHVRAVNAFDTDAILATFADDAFVNDARREFRGAEAIRRWAAKELVGDKVTLDVTEVVDHYGDQIVRARYDGEYDKTNLPGELIMTNYFTVCDSKITSLIVIRNQPAY
- a CDS encoding LysR family transcriptional regulator yields the protein MDVDTRLLRYFVAVAEEGNLTRAAERLYLSQPALTKQIKQLEAQLGTILFTRSKAGMRTTEAGEALAARVPAALAELDSALRASTAAASRAARVLRVGFVASAANERTQEIIAAFARRRPGWRVEMRQSDWSDPTAGLADGRVDVALVRLPFPGQEALHVEVLLTEPRWVALPDTHPLAEQPEIEFRALWDEPFIATPAESGWWREYWLATDERDGRPVRIGAVAHNPDEWLAAIANGYGVSLTPEATARFYQRPGVAYRPVRGVSPSQVGVAWPAANDHDPATRDFIHGCRAIRTIAE
- a CDS encoding YybH family protein yields the protein MPESTAKSIAEPTAFVRAYEQATNSHDLTRLAPLIAPDAVYWFSDGSHHGRDAVLAAIAETFATIHNEVYRIDDLEWITVGHGHAVCRYRFTWTGTVDGRPKSGTGRGTNVLVNTEGTWLMLHEHLSA
- a CDS encoding nuclear transport factor 2 family protein; amino-acid sequence: MSQNPKIEAINRFFAAYATYDLEGMRAVLTDDIAWTIPGHHPLAGTKHGVEEVAAFFTQLGKAGFQAEPIFLEANDEYVVDIHRGYTTEGVGQVDTMWALVWHFNAEGKIDRVLNLSGDQHQMDAFVWANYDLAPLPARLA
- a CDS encoding GGDEF domain-containing protein, with protein sequence MPEAVGDLRYPRRVAGGLFLLGAALAAALASAPLPPGRAGGRVVVYSLVGVSALFALVLLLPRPQAPDWLVYVSPALAIGLIFTCIVVADVITATNVMLLVWPILLAGCLLPQVVAWTTLALGLAGFGIVAAVLDTPYGFRLWLEVAAPLALTTAIIVTFRRRVETLSAELRAQAHRDPLTGLANRRVFEDSLQREIARNRRRGDPLSLLTADIDHFKRVNDTFGHQTGDTVLRALADLLAEHVRAGDLVARTGGEEFAILLPACDADTAYRRAQTLRETVEADSAHWITPITVSIGSATLPDDADSASALVAASDSGLYAAKSAGRNAVRCPRENRDDGS